A single window of Actinomycetota bacterium DNA harbors:
- a CDS encoding ATP-binding protein, with protein MILKSPTNEKELVRLLKQGEGPTLEFKRSTGELREGMQTICAFLNSAGGIVLFGVRPDGAAAGQEVSDQTLREIAQASDRFSPSINLSIRRIKFKTGREVVAVSVEGGLDAKPFTYDGRGYERVGSTTRRMTQVRYEKVLLDRARGKRRWENEPAEGVELRAIDREEVFRIVEAAKSEGRLIGSVGNRVADVLDRLKLRRDGRILQAAVVLFGKEFLPDYPQCELRMARFRGKDKTEFL; from the coding sequence ATGATCCTGAAATCCCCCACCAATGAAAAGGAACTTGTCCGGCTCCTGAAGCAAGGAGAGGGACCGACCCTGGAGTTCAAACGCTCGACCGGCGAGCTGCGCGAGGGGATGCAGACGATCTGCGCCTTCCTGAACAGCGCGGGCGGGATCGTGCTCTTCGGAGTTCGGCCGGACGGCGCAGCCGCGGGACAGGAAGTCTCCGACCAGACGCTCCGGGAAATCGCGCAAGCTTCCGACCGCTTTTCGCCCTCGATTAACCTCTCCATCCGACGCATCAAGTTCAAGACCGGCCGCGAGGTCGTCGCCGTTTCGGTCGAGGGCGGCCTGGATGCCAAGCCGTTCACGTATGACGGCCGTGGATACGAGCGCGTTGGTAGCACAACGCGGCGAATGACCCAGGTCAGATACGAGAAGGTGCTTCTCGATCGCGCCCGCGGCAAACGCCGCTGGGAGAATGAACCGGCTGAGGGCGTCGAACTCCGGGCTATCGACCGTGAAGAAGTTTTCCGAATCGTTGAAGCCGCCAAGTCTGAGGGACGCCTCATCGGTTCCGTCGGCAACCGGGTGGCGGACGTTCTGGACCGCCTCAAGTTGCGCCGGGATGGCCGAATTCTTCAGGCGGCGGTGGTCCTCTTCGGGAAGGAGTTTCTGCCGGACTATCCGCAGTGCGAACTGCGCATGGCGCGCTTTCGTGGGAAAGATAAGACGGAGTTCCTGG